In a genomic window of Flavobacteriales bacterium:
- a CDS encoding Nif3-like dinuclear metal center hexameric protein, translating into MKIKDLIAPLEAWAPRSLQEDYDNCGLQVGEPEAEIDSAMICIDCTEAVVEEAAAKGCGLIISHHPVIFRGLKSLVAKSHVERTVLAAIKRGIALYAFHTNLDNVIHGVNGEIAERLGLKPVRALVPKSGQLRKLVVFVPTEHADAVRNAVFNAGGGHVGNYDECSFTVGGIGTFRPGPGTNPYSGEHGVRSSDAEFRLEFIYHAPREQAILAAMVAAHPYEEVAYDLYPMVNVHPGIGSGLLGEWDAPMTETTFLAKLKQVFGQQAIRHTRLLGGPIRRVALCGGSGAFLIGAAKAAGADAYLTGDVKYHEFFEADGRLLLADIGHYGSEQFTMHLIQRRLGEHFPTFAVRLTETVTDPIHHY; encoded by the coding sequence ATGAAGATCAAAGACCTCATCGCCCCGCTAGAAGCATGGGCGCCGCGCTCACTTCAGGAGGATTACGACAATTGCGGCCTCCAAGTGGGCGAACCAGAGGCAGAGATCGATTCGGCGATGATCTGCATCGATTGCACGGAAGCCGTGGTGGAAGAAGCAGCGGCCAAGGGCTGCGGCCTCATCATTAGCCACCACCCGGTGATTTTCCGCGGGCTTAAGAGCCTGGTGGCCAAGAGCCATGTGGAGCGAACGGTGCTCGCGGCCATCAAGCGCGGCATCGCCCTGTACGCTTTCCATACCAACCTGGATAATGTGATCCACGGCGTTAACGGCGAGATCGCCGAGCGCCTCGGGCTGAAGCCAGTGCGCGCCCTCGTCCCGAAATCGGGTCAATTGAGGAAGCTGGTGGTCTTTGTGCCCACGGAGCATGCCGATGCCGTGCGCAATGCCGTGTTCAATGCCGGCGGTGGGCACGTAGGCAACTACGACGAATGCAGCTTCACTGTGGGCGGCATTGGCACCTTCCGACCCGGGCCCGGGACCAACCCCTACTCAGGCGAGCATGGCGTGCGCAGCAGCGATGCCGAATTCCGGCTCGAGTTCATCTATCACGCCCCGCGCGAACAGGCCATCCTTGCTGCCATGGTGGCCGCGCACCCGTATGAAGAGGTGGCCTACGACCTCTATCCGATGGTTAACGTCCACCCCGGCATCGGCAGTGGCCTCTTGGGCGAATGGGATGCGCCGATGACCGAGACCACCTTCCTGGCCAAGCTGAAGCAGGTATTCGGGCAGCAGGCCATCCGGCATACCCGATTGCTCGGCGGGCCCATCCGCCGGGTGGCCCTTTGCGGGGGCTCCGGGGCCTTCCTCATTGGCGCCGCCAAGGCCGCCGGGGCCGATGCCTACCTCACCGGCGACGTGAAGTACCATGAGTTCTTTGAGGCCGATGGGCGCCTGCTCCTGGCCGACATAGGGCACTACGGCAGCGAGCAATTCACCATGCACCTGATCCAACGCAGGTTAGGGGAACATTTCCCTACATTTGCCGTCCGTTTGACGGAAACCGTCACGGACCCCATACATCATTATTGA
- the lpxK gene encoding tetraacyldisaccharide 4'-kinase, which translates to MVVQRLALAPLAWLYGLVLRMRHVVYDAGLRRSIQPAVPTIAIGNLALGGTGKTPMLELMLRALHGTSLIATLSRGYGRKGSDIHEVQATDAAERSGDEPLQVKRKFPEARVFVGADRVAAIEQIIRDLPDVQAVLLDDALQHRRLDADLKILLTTWQRPWCDDALLPAGRLRDLPSRRRAADIVVVTKCPALPSAEEQARWRERLGLSGAQGLFFAGIEHEELRLKVDGWGLNAGSNPQSGKNLQPSTGQILLVTGIADPQPLLDHLRKTAIVEHLAFPDHHAFTRADMERIADHYATFAPGPKTLVTTEKDAARLGSLQGTPLQGIPLATIGMRAVILNEPERFADLIRRHVGPHQTHR; encoded by the coding sequence ATGGTCGTTCAACGCCTTGCACTTGCACCCCTCGCTTGGCTCTATGGCCTGGTGCTCCGGATGCGGCATGTGGTGTACGATGCTGGCTTGCGCCGCTCTATCCAGCCTGCCGTGCCCACCATCGCCATCGGCAATCTTGCTTTGGGCGGGACGGGCAAGACGCCGATGCTGGAACTGATGTTGCGCGCGCTGCATGGCACATCGCTCATTGCCACGCTGAGCCGTGGCTACGGCCGCAAAGGCAGCGACATCCACGAAGTGCAGGCCACTGATGCTGCCGAGCGCAGCGGCGACGAGCCGTTACAGGTGAAGCGTAAGTTCCCTGAAGCGCGTGTGTTCGTAGGCGCGGATAGGGTAGCAGCGATCGAACAGATCATCCGCGATTTGCCCGATGTGCAGGCCGTGCTCCTCGACGATGCTCTGCAGCACCGCCGTTTGGATGCGGACCTCAAGATCCTGCTCACCACTTGGCAGCGTCCTTGGTGCGATGATGCGCTATTGCCGGCTGGGCGCTTGCGCGACCTGCCATCGCGCCGCAGAGCAGCCGACATCGTGGTGGTAACGAAGTGCCCGGCCTTGCCTTCGGCCGAGGAGCAAGCTCGTTGGCGTGAGCGCTTGGGCCTGTCGGGGGCTCAAGGGTTGTTCTTCGCAGGAATTGAGCATGAGGAACTCAGGTTGAAGGTTGATGGTTGGGGGTTGAATGCTGGTAGCAATCCTCAGTCAGGCAAGAACCTGCAACCTTCGACCGGTCAGATTCTCCTCGTCACCGGCATCGCCGATCCGCAACCCCTCCTCGACCATCTGCGGAAGACCGCCATCGTAGAGCACCTCGCCTTTCCCGACCACCATGCGTTCACTCGTGCCGACATGGAACGCATCGCTGATCACTACGCTACTTTCGCGCCCGGCCCGAAAACGCTGGTCACCACGGAGAAGGATGCCGCCAGGCTGGGTTCGCTGCAAGGCACTCCGCTCCAAGGCATTCCGCTGGCGACCATCGGCATGCGGGCCGTCATCTTGAACGAACCGGAACGATTCGCCGACCTCATCCGCCGCCATGTTGGACCGCATCAAACGCATCGCTGA
- a CDS encoding purine-nucleoside phosphorylase, whose protein sequence is MLDRIKRIADHLKKATGGFVPETGIILGTGLSGLGKEIEVKFAIPYSAIPEFPVSTVQGHPGRLLFGQLGGKAVVAMQGRFHFYEGWTMDEVVLPVRVFKFLGIHRLFVSNACGGVNPAFEVGDLMIINDHICLFPNPLIGRNIDELGPRFPDMSEPYDHALIADAKGIASSASIKVQEGCYVGLTGPTLETPAEYHYVRVIGGDAVGMSTVPEVIAARQMGIPCFAMSVITDMGVKGRIEKTTHEMVQRVAEKAEPNLTHIMKELIASC, encoded by the coding sequence ATGTTGGACCGCATCAAACGCATCGCTGACCATCTGAAGAAGGCCACCGGCGGTTTCGTGCCTGAGACCGGCATCATCCTCGGCACGGGGCTGAGCGGCTTGGGCAAGGAGATCGAAGTGAAGTTCGCTATTCCGTACAGCGCGATCCCCGAGTTCCCGGTGAGCACGGTTCAGGGCCATCCGGGCCGATTGCTATTCGGCCAGCTCGGCGGCAAGGCGGTGGTGGCCATGCAAGGCCGCTTCCATTTCTACGAGGGCTGGACCATGGACGAGGTGGTCCTTCCGGTGCGCGTCTTCAAGTTCCTCGGCATCCATCGGCTCTTTGTGAGCAACGCATGCGGTGGTGTCAACCCGGCTTTCGAGGTGGGCGACCTGATGATCATCAACGACCATATCTGCCTGTTCCCGAATCCGCTCATCGGCCGGAACATCGACGAGCTCGGTCCGCGCTTCCCGGACATGAGCGAGCCGTACGATCACGCGCTGATCGCCGATGCGAAGGGCATCGCATCGAGTGCATCGATCAAAGTGCAGGAAGGCTGCTACGTTGGGCTCACCGGCCCAACGTTGGAGACGCCTGCCGAGTACCATTACGTGCGCGTGATCGGGGGCGATGCCGTGGGCATGAGCACCGTGCCCGAAGTGATCGCCGCACGGCAGATGGGCATCCCTTGCTTCGCCATGAGTGTGATCACCGACATGGGCGTGAAAGGCCGGATCGAGAAGACCACGCACGAAATGGTGCAGCGCGTGGCGGAGAAGGCAGAGCCCAATCTCACGCACATCATGAAGGAACTCATCGCCAGCTGCTGA
- the gatB gene encoding Asp-tRNA(Asn)/Glu-tRNA(Gln) amidotransferase subunit GatB, with translation MSTKKEVVTGTGAPHWSEKYELVVGLEVHAQLITSSKAYSSDPNAYGDHPNTNVSVVTLGHPGTLPVANKKVVELAVRMGLATNCTIAPWMHYARKNYFYPDLPKGYQITQDQTPICTNGKVLIPHPATGFKPIGITRIHMEEDAGKSIHDVDPFNTLVDLNRAGVPLIEIVSEPDIRSGQEAYDYLVEIRRLVRYLDICDGNMEEGSLRCDANISLRPIGQEKFGTRCEVKNMNSFRNVTRAIEYEAQRQSEVLDSGGAIHMETRTFDAGKGITIGMRSKELAHDYRYFPEPDLQPITVSEAMKEAIREGMPPLPRELRAKYTQVLGLSDYDSSILTDDKGTALYYEAVIAKTSNFKGAANWVMGDVRGWLNERGLEISEFPISADRLAGLIALIDAGKVSHTVASQKLFPLMLEDSSSTAEELAIQHDLVQSTDEGLIERLVHDVMAKYPDKVAAYRNGNKGLLGLFMGEVMKGTKGKADPKRANEVVRRLLEKENG, from the coding sequence ATGAGCACGAAGAAGGAGGTGGTTACAGGTACCGGCGCGCCCCACTGGAGCGAGAAATACGAGCTGGTAGTGGGCTTGGAGGTGCATGCTCAACTGATCACCAGCAGCAAGGCCTACAGCAGCGATCCCAACGCATATGGTGATCATCCGAACACCAATGTGAGCGTGGTAACGCTAGGGCATCCGGGAACGCTCCCTGTGGCCAACAAGAAGGTGGTGGAGCTGGCCGTGCGCATGGGACTGGCCACCAACTGCACCATCGCACCTTGGATGCACTACGCGCGCAAGAACTACTTCTACCCCGACCTCCCGAAAGGCTACCAGATCACGCAGGACCAAACGCCGATCTGCACGAACGGGAAAGTCCTGATTCCGCATCCGGCAACGGGATTCAAGCCCATCGGCATCACCCGTATCCATATGGAAGAGGATGCCGGCAAGAGCATCCACGACGTGGATCCCTTCAACACGCTGGTTGATCTGAATCGCGCGGGTGTTCCGCTGATCGAGATCGTGAGCGAGCCGGATATCCGGAGCGGACAGGAGGCTTACGACTACTTGGTGGAGATCCGCCGCCTGGTCCGCTACCTAGACATCTGCGACGGTAACATGGAAGAGGGCAGCTTGCGATGCGATGCCAATATCAGCCTGAGGCCCATAGGCCAGGAGAAATTCGGCACTCGCTGCGAGGTGAAGAACATGAACAGCTTCCGCAACGTGACGCGTGCCATTGAATACGAGGCACAGCGTCAGAGCGAAGTGCTGGATTCAGGCGGAGCCATCCACATGGAGACGCGCACCTTCGATGCGGGCAAGGGCATCACCATCGGTATGCGCAGCAAGGAGCTCGCGCACGATTACCGCTACTTCCCCGAGCCCGACCTGCAGCCCATCACCGTGAGCGAGGCCATGAAGGAGGCCATACGTGAAGGAATGCCTCCGCTTCCGCGCGAGCTGCGCGCCAAGTACACGCAGGTGCTCGGCCTCAGCGATTACGATTCGAGCATCCTCACGGATGACAAGGGCACCGCGCTCTACTACGAAGCAGTGATCGCGAAGACCAGCAATTTCAAGGGCGCGGCTAACTGGGTGATGGGCGACGTGCGAGGTTGGCTGAATGAGCGTGGCCTTGAGATCAGCGAGTTCCCCATCAGCGCGGATAGGCTCGCGGGCCTCATCGCTTTGATTGACGCTGGCAAGGTGAGCCACACCGTGGCCAGTCAGAAGCTCTTCCCGCTGATGCTCGAAGATTCGAGCAGCACGGCGGAAGAGCTTGCCATCCAGCACGACTTGGTTCAGAGCACCGACGAAGGCCTCATTGAGCGCCTGGTGCACGACGTGATGGCCAAGTATCCGGACAAGGTGGCTGCATACCGCAATGGCAACAAAGGACTTCTCGGCCTCTTCATGGGCGAAGTGATGAAGGGAACGAAAGGCAAGGCCGACCCCAAGCGCGCCAATGAAGTGGTGCGCCGACTTCTCGAAAAGGAAAACGGTTGA
- a CDS encoding TlpA family protein disulfide reductase: MAFFDEFRNGRPYHVDSVKLDGSGKGIIYAPSLPLDFYRITVGNEQLIVVLDSTEELSIDAQAGLFATPRGLSGSKHTEAMQRFQAESQGYEAKVAGLRAALAQDPQNTANLDELNASNVAYYERCVQFVRENKGSPVAISVLGRMNLQQEFELFKEVRDELRRTMPQSGFFQSFRENVDRYEQEMVMMKAQEEEMKRLANLLPIGSEAPEIRQNTPDGGTFALSQLRGKVVLIDFWASWCRPCRIENPNVKRVYERFHKKGFEILGVSLDRDQAAWVEAIKADGLPWKHISDLQFWNNAAAQEYGVSGIPYTVLIDREGKVLDKGLRSEALEERLEELLP; the protein is encoded by the coding sequence ATGGCCTTCTTCGACGAATTCCGGAATGGCCGGCCCTACCATGTCGATTCGGTGAAGCTCGATGGGTCCGGCAAGGGCATCATCTACGCCCCCAGCTTGCCGCTGGATTTCTACCGCATCACCGTGGGCAATGAGCAATTGATCGTGGTGCTCGACAGCACGGAGGAACTGAGCATCGATGCGCAAGCAGGGCTGTTCGCCACCCCGCGAGGGCTCAGCGGCTCGAAGCACACTGAGGCCATGCAACGGTTCCAGGCCGAATCGCAGGGCTATGAAGCCAAGGTGGCAGGACTTCGCGCCGCCCTCGCGCAGGACCCTCAGAACACCGCCAACCTCGATGAATTGAACGCCAGCAACGTGGCTTATTACGAGCGTTGCGTGCAGTTCGTGCGCGAGAACAAAGGATCGCCCGTGGCCATCAGCGTGCTGGGCCGCATGAATCTGCAGCAGGAGTTCGAGCTCTTCAAGGAGGTGCGTGACGAGTTGCGCAGAACGATGCCGCAATCCGGGTTCTTCCAGAGCTTCCGCGAGAATGTGGACCGTTACGAGCAGGAAATGGTGATGATGAAAGCGCAGGAAGAGGAGATGAAGCGCTTGGCCAATCTGCTGCCCATCGGCAGCGAAGCCCCCGAGATCCGGCAGAATACGCCAGATGGCGGTACCTTCGCCCTCAGCCAGTTGCGCGGGAAGGTGGTCCTGATTGATTTCTGGGCCAGCTGGTGCCGACCCTGCCGCATAGAGAATCCGAATGTGAAGCGGGTTTACGAGCGCTTCCACAAGAAGGGCTTTGAGATCCTTGGGGTCTCGCTCGACCGTGATCAAGCGGCGTGGGTAGAGGCAATCAAGGCCGATGGGCTGCCGTGGAAGCACATCAGCGACCTTCAATTCTGGAATAACGCGGCGGCGCAGGAATACGGGGTGAGCGGAATTCCCTACACCGTGCTGATTGACCGCGAGGGCAAGGTGCTGGACAAGGGGCTCCGCAGTGAAGCGCTCGAGGAACGGCTCGAGGAACTCCTGCCATAG
- a CDS encoding 30S ribosomal protein S21 — MLIIPVKEGESIDKALKKFKKKFERTGTMRKLRKRQSFTKPSVARRKEIIRAAYKLKLQTDQE, encoded by the coding sequence ATGCTGATCATCCCGGTCAAGGAAGGCGAGAGCATCGATAAGGCGCTCAAGAAGTTCAAGAAGAAGTTCGAGCGTACCGGCACCATGCGTAAGCTGCGCAAGCGCCAGAGCTTCACCAAGCCTTCCGTGGCGCGCCGCAAGGAGATCATCCGCGCCGCCTACAAGCTCAAGCTGCAGACCGACCAAGAGTAA
- a CDS encoding tyrosine-type recombinase/integrase codes for MLINRYLEHLAHERRSSPHTVAAYKADLNLFLAYLSESGITRLEQADGQYLRYWVMARMEAGESARTLNRRLSAVRGFYRFARQVGAVNEAPTDLIEAPKTSKRLPEFVEEGRMAMVFASEASSDDPKHELELLVLELLYGTGMRLAELIALRVGDFDGRSGTLRLSGKRNKERIVPIHPGLADRLRRHIALRPSKAAALGDPMLLQPSGKPLSRSGVQRLVRRRLEQVTTQQKRSPHVLRHTFATHMLDHGADLNAVKEILGHAGLAATQVYTHNTSERLKKAHAQAHPRGGRRAG; via the coding sequence ATGTTAATCAACCGCTACTTGGAGCACCTCGCTCACGAACGCCGGTCGAGTCCGCACACCGTGGCAGCCTACAAGGCGGACTTGAACCTGTTCTTGGCCTATTTGAGCGAGAGCGGCATAACACGCTTAGAGCAGGCCGATGGCCAGTACCTGAGGTATTGGGTGATGGCGCGCATGGAGGCCGGTGAATCGGCGCGCACCCTGAACAGAAGGCTGAGCGCTGTTCGTGGCTTCTACCGCTTCGCCCGTCAAGTTGGGGCGGTGAATGAGGCACCTACGGACCTGATTGAAGCACCCAAGACATCGAAGCGGCTGCCTGAATTCGTTGAGGAAGGACGAATGGCGATGGTCTTTGCATCGGAAGCCTCGAGCGATGACCCCAAGCATGAGCTTGAATTGCTGGTACTTGAGCTGCTCTATGGAACGGGTATGCGCCTTGCCGAACTCATCGCGCTCAGAGTGGGTGATTTCGATGGGCGGTCGGGAACTTTGCGCTTATCAGGTAAGCGCAACAAGGAACGGATCGTGCCAATTCACCCGGGTCTGGCGGACCGCTTGCGCCGGCACATCGCCCTGAGGCCATCCAAAGCTGCAGCCTTGGGCGATCCAATGCTCCTGCAACCCAGCGGCAAGCCGTTGTCGCGAAGCGGTGTGCAGCGCCTGGTAAGGCGCCGCCTTGAGCAGGTCACCACCCAACAGAAGCGGAGCCCCCACGTGCTGAGGCACACCTTCGCCACGCACATGCTCGACCACGGCGCAGACCTTAATGCCGTGAAAGAGATCCTGGGCCACGCAGGGCTTGCCGCCACTCAGGTATATACCCATAACACCTCAGAGAGGCTCAAAAAGGCCCATGCTCAGGCACATCCGCGCGGAGGGCGCAGGGCCGGATAA
- a CDS encoding HPF/RaiA family ribosome-associated protein, whose protein sequence is MKLNVQSIHFDADSKLIDYVREKLLKLTQFTDGIHSADVFLRLDHDGEERQNKVVEVRLAVPGNDLFAKRQGKTFEEATSDVTEALRSQILRSRDRQ, encoded by the coding sequence ATGAAGCTCAACGTGCAGTCCATCCATTTCGACGCCGATTCCAAACTCATCGATTATGTCCGAGAGAAGCTCCTGAAGCTCACCCAGTTCACGGACGGCATCCACTCCGCGGATGTGTTCCTGCGCCTTGACCATGATGGGGAAGAGCGCCAGAACAAAGTGGTGGAAGTGCGCTTGGCGGTTCCTGGAAACGACCTCTTCGCGAAGCGCCAAGGCAAGACCTTCGAGGAGGCCACCAGCGATGTAACCGAGGCCTTGCGCAGCCAAATCCTGCGCAGCCGAGACCGCCAATAG
- the tuf gene encoding elongation factor Tu: MAKETFKRDKPHVNIGTIGHVDHGKTTLTAAITTVLASKGLSEVRSFDSIDNAPEEKERGITINTAHVEYQTANRHYAHVDCPGHADYVKNMVTGAAQMDGAILVVAATDGPMPQTREHILLGRQVGVPKIVVFMNKVDMVDDPELLDLVEMEIRELLTFYQYDGTNTPVIRGSALGGLNGEPKWVDTVMALMDAVDNWIPVPPRETEKPFLMSVEDVFSITGRGTVATGRIETGVVKTGEEVEIIGMQEQSMKSTCTGVEMFRKLLDRGEAGDNVGILLRGIEKDQIRRGMVIAKPGSITPHTEFKAEIYVLKKEEGGRHTPFHNKYRPQFYFRTTDVTGEITMEAGREMIMPGDNVSITVKLIVPIAMDKGLRFAIREGGRTVGAGQVTEIIK; this comes from the coding sequence ATGGCAAAGGAGACTTTCAAGCGGGATAAGCCCCACGTCAACATCGGCACCATCGGCCACGTTGACCACGGTAAGACCACCCTTACCGCAGCGATCACCACCGTGCTGGCCTCCAAGGGCCTCAGCGAAGTGCGCAGCTTCGATTCCATCGACAATGCGCCCGAAGAGAAAGAGCGCGGGATCACGATCAACACCGCGCACGTGGAGTACCAGACGGCCAACCGTCACTACGCGCACGTGGACTGCCCAGGCCACGCTGACTATGTGAAGAACATGGTTACCGGTGCCGCTCAGATGGACGGCGCCATCCTGGTGGTGGCCGCCACGGACGGCCCCATGCCCCAGACCCGCGAGCATATCCTGCTCGGCCGTCAGGTTGGCGTGCCCAAGATCGTCGTGTTCATGAACAAAGTGGACATGGTGGATGACCCTGAGCTGCTCGACCTCGTGGAAATGGAAATTCGCGAGCTGCTCACGTTCTACCAGTACGACGGCACCAACACTCCCGTGATCCGCGGCAGTGCCCTTGGCGGCCTGAATGGCGAGCCCAAGTGGGTGGATACCGTGATGGCTCTGATGGACGCCGTGGATAACTGGATCCCAGTGCCCCCGCGCGAGACCGAGAAGCCGTTCCTGATGAGCGTGGAAGATGTGTTCTCGATCACCGGCCGCGGCACGGTGGCCACCGGACGCATCGAGACCGGTGTGGTGAAGACCGGCGAGGAAGTGGAGATCATCGGCATGCAGGAGCAGAGCATGAAGAGCACCTGCACTGGTGTGGAGATGTTCCGCAAGCTTCTGGATCGCGGCGAGGCTGGTGATAACGTGGGCATCCTGCTCCGCGGCATCGAGAAGGACCAGATCCGCCGCGGCATGGTCATCGCCAAGCCCGGAAGCATCACTCCGCACACCGAATTCAAGGCGGAGATCTACGTGCTGAAGAAAGAAGAAGGTGGCCGACACACCCCCTTCCACAACAAGTATCGCCCGCAGTTCTACTTCCGCACCACGGACGTGACGGGCGAGATCACGATGGAGGCCGGACGCGAGATGATCATGCCCGGTGACAACGTGAGCATCACGGTGAAATTGATCGTCCCGATCGCCATGGACAAGGGCCTGCGTTTCGCCATCCGCGAGGGTGGTCGCACCGTGGGCGCTGGACAGGTTACCGAGATCATCAAGTAA
- the secE gene encoding preprotein translocase subunit SecE: protein MASFKTYLSESYNELMNKVSWPTWKELQGSAIVVLVSALLLSLIIFLMDFVFGAQNMGANDTGFWKGMLGFIYKFLAS, encoded by the coding sequence ATGGCAAGCTTCAAGACATACCTGAGCGAGAGCTACAACGAGCTCATGAATAAGGTGAGCTGGCCTACCTGGAAGGAGCTCCAGGGCAGTGCCATCGTGGTGCTCGTTTCCGCGCTCCTCCTTTCGCTCATCATCTTCCTCATGGATTTCGTGTTCGGCGCGCAGAACATGGGCGCCAACGACACGGGCTTCTGGAAGGGGATGCTCGGCTTCATCTACAAATTCCTCGCATCATAG
- the nusG gene encoding transcription termination/antitermination factor NusG: MAEAITKKWYVVRAISGKEKKVKELIDMEVGRTKGMKDRIAQVLIPMEKFYQIRDGKKVSKERNFFPGYVLMEADLTGEIAHSIKNLPNVIGFLGSEKGGDPVPLRQSEVNRILGTVDDLADAEATSVNPYHIGEGVKVIDGPFNGFNGVVEEINEDKKKLKVMVKIFGRKTPLELSFMQVEKEV, translated from the coding sequence ATGGCTGAGGCGATCACAAAGAAGTGGTACGTGGTGCGGGCCATCTCCGGCAAGGAGAAGAAGGTCAAGGAGCTCATCGACATGGAAGTGGGACGGACCAAGGGCATGAAGGACCGCATCGCGCAGGTTCTCATCCCCATGGAGAAGTTCTACCAGATCCGCGACGGCAAGAAGGTGAGCAAGGAGCGGAACTTCTTCCCTGGCTACGTGCTGATGGAGGCCGACCTCACCGGAGAGATCGCGCATAGCATCAAGAACCTGCCCAACGTGATCGGCTTCTTGGGATCGGAGAAAGGCGGTGACCCCGTTCCGCTTCGCCAATCCGAGGTGAACCGCATCCTGGGCACCGTGGATGATTTGGCTGATGCCGAGGCCACCAGCGTGAATCCTTACCATATCGGCGAGGGCGTGAAGGTGATTGATGGGCCGTTCAATGGCTTCAACGGCGTTGTGGAAGAGATCAACGAGGACAAGAAGAAGCTGAAAGTGATGGTGAAGATCTTTGGAAGGAAGACCCCGCTCGAACTGAGCTTCATGCAAGTGGAAAAGGAAGTCTGA
- the rplK gene encoding 50S ribosomal protein L11 — MAKEIAALIKLQVKGGAANPSPPIGPALGAKGVNIMEFCKQFNARTQDKAGKVLPVVITVFADKSFDFIIKTPPAAVQIIDAAKIQGGSGTPHSKKVGSITWDQIRVIAQDKMPDLNCFNIDSAMSMVAGTARSMGVTVTGEKPF; from the coding sequence ATGGCAAAGGAGATCGCAGCGCTGATCAAGCTGCAAGTAAAGGGGGGAGCGGCCAACCCGTCCCCACCCATCGGCCCAGCGCTCGGCGCCAAGGGCGTGAACATCATGGAGTTCTGCAAGCAGTTCAATGCGCGCACGCAGGACAAGGCTGGCAAGGTGCTGCCTGTGGTGATCACGGTATTCGCCGACAAGTCGTTCGACTTCATCATCAAGACACCCCCTGCGGCCGTGCAGATCATTGATGCTGCCAAGATCCAAGGTGGCAGCGGCACCCCTCATAGCAAGAAGGTGGGCAGCATCACTTGGGATCAGATCCGCGTGATCGCGCAGGACAAGATGCCCGACCTGAATTGCTTCAACATAGACAGCGCCATGAGCATGGTAGCCGGCACGGCCCGGAGCATGGGTGTCACGGTCACTGGCGAGAAACCCTTCTGA
- a CDS encoding 50S ribosomal protein L1, translating into MSTITKKRKTALSKFDTAKIYSLPEAAQIVKQVSTTKFDATVDIAVRLGVDPKKSTEMVRGTVSLPHGTGRTVNVLVLADPAKCEEALAAGADMAGLDDYVDKIKGGWTAVDVIICTPAVMAKVGALGRVLGPRGLMPNPKTGTVTMDVAKAVKEVKAGKIDFKVDKAGIIHAVIGKASFDAAKLSENAHELLQTLVKLKPSTAKGAYIKSITVSSTMSPGVKVDTRTVQVA; encoded by the coding sequence ATGAGCACCATCACCAAGAAGCGTAAGACGGCGTTGAGCAAGTTCGACACCGCCAAGATCTACAGTCTCCCGGAGGCTGCGCAGATCGTGAAGCAAGTGAGCACCACCAAGTTCGACGCCACCGTGGATATCGCGGTGCGCTTGGGCGTGGACCCCAAGAAGAGCACCGAAATGGTGCGCGGAACCGTGAGCCTGCCTCATGGCACCGGCCGTACCGTGAACGTCCTGGTGCTGGCTGACCCCGCCAAGTGCGAGGAAGCCTTAGCTGCCGGCGCGGATATGGCTGGCCTCGATGATTATGTGGATAAGATCAAAGGCGGCTGGACCGCTGTTGATGTGATCATCTGCACCCCAGCCGTGATGGCGAAGGTGGGCGCGCTGGGCCGTGTGCTCGGTCCTCGCGGCCTGATGCCCAACCCCAAGACCGGCACCGTGACCATGGATGTGGCCAAGGCCGTGAAGGAGGTGAAGGCGGGCAAGATTGATTTCAAGGTGGACAAAGCCGGGATCATCCACGCGGTGATCGGCAAGGCCTCCTTTGATGCGGCCAAGCTCAGCGAGAACGCCCACGAGCTGTTGCAGACACTGGTGAAGCTGAAGCCCAGCACTGCGAAGGGCGCCTACATCAAGAGCATCACCGTGAGCAGCACCATGAGCCCAGGCGTGAAGGTTGATACACGAACCGTCCAAGTGGCTTAA